The following are from one region of the Edwardsiella tarda ATCC 15947 = NBRC 105688 genome:
- the htpX gene encoding protease HtpX has product MMRIALFLLTNLAVMLVFGLVLSLTGIQSSSVQGLMIMALLFGFGGSIVSLLMSKWMALRSVGGEVIEQPRNETERWLMETVRRQAQQAGIGMPQVAIYHAPDINAFATGARRDASLVAVSTGLLQSMSRDEAEAVLAHEISHVANGDMVTMTLVQGVVNTFVIFISRLIAQVAAGFLSGNRDEGEGESSGNPMIYFAVSMVLELVFGILASIITMWFSRYREFRADAGSANLVGREKMIAALQRLKTSYEPQEAGSMMAFCINGRGSRSFGELFLSHPPLDKRIEALRSGQYLK; this is encoded by the coding sequence ATGATGCGTATTGCTTTGTTCCTGTTGACTAACCTGGCAGTGATGCTGGTGTTCGGTCTGGTACTGAGCCTGACCGGCATTCAGTCCAGCAGCGTGCAGGGACTGATGATCATGGCGCTGCTGTTTGGCTTTGGCGGCTCTATTGTCTCGCTGCTAATGTCTAAATGGATGGCGCTGCGCTCCGTCGGGGGCGAGGTGATTGAACAGCCGCGTAACGAAACCGAACGCTGGCTGATGGAGACGGTGCGCCGTCAGGCCCAACAGGCGGGCATCGGCATGCCGCAGGTGGCCATCTATCATGCGCCGGATATCAACGCCTTCGCGACCGGCGCGCGGCGCGATGCATCCTTGGTCGCGGTGAGTACCGGTCTGCTACAGAGCATGAGCCGTGACGAGGCCGAGGCGGTGTTGGCCCATGAGATCAGCCACGTGGCGAATGGGGACATGGTGACCATGACCCTGGTGCAGGGGGTGGTGAACACCTTCGTTATCTTCATCTCGCGTCTGATCGCTCAGGTGGCGGCGGGGTTCCTCTCCGGCAACCGTGATGAAGGGGAAGGTGAGAGCAGTGGCAACCCGATGATCTACTTCGCGGTCTCGATGGTACTGGAGCTGGTGTTCGGTATTCTGGCAAGCATCATCACCATGTGGTTCTCGCGTTATCGCGAGTTCCGCGCCGATGCCGGCTCGGCCAATCTGGTTGGGCGTGAGAAGATGATCGCGGCGTTGCAACGCCTGAAGACCAGCTACGAGCCGCAGGAAGCGGGCAGCATGATGGCGTTTTGCATCAACGGGCGCGGCAGCCGTTCCTTTGGTGAGCTGTTCCTGTCGCATCCGCCATTGGATAAGCGTATCGAGGCGTTGCGCAGCGGCCAGTATCTGAAGTAA